A genomic window from Filimonas effusa includes:
- a CDS encoding c-type cytochrome yields the protein MIHLRRFAAKLIFGFTLVFLLQSGNSALAQDGKALFSQNCASCHAVNKQLTGPALAGVESRWPDKKMLHAWIHNSQAVIKSGYPYAVQLYEQFNKTPMNSFPTLTDADIDAILAYVEKAASEASAPKAATGGDVKGAAAAEGDNTLLFGILTLVLAVVAFILLTVNSNLRKLADDKEGIPALEPVPFWRNKTYIALVAVVLFMIGGYYTVTGAIGLGRTQNYEPTQPIFYSHKVHAGVNQISCLYCHGNTMEGKQANIPSVNMCMNCHMAISEYTGEQLYTSEGKEVNGTAQIQELYKYAGYEPGKPWDASKAKPIEWVRIHSLPDHVYFNHSQHVNAGKVQCQTCHGEIQKMDEVKQFADLSMGWCINCHRTTQVQFKDNGFYSIYEKFHNDIKNGKMDSVTVESIGGTECQKCHY from the coding sequence ATGATCCACCTAAGACGTTTTGCAGCAAAGTTGATATTTGGGTTTACGTTGGTTTTTTTATTGCAGTCAGGAAATAGTGCATTAGCGCAAGATGGAAAAGCGTTGTTCTCACAAAACTGTGCTTCCTGTCACGCTGTTAATAAGCAGTTGACCGGTCCTGCACTCGCAGGAGTCGAGAGTCGCTGGCCAGACAAGAAAATGCTTCACGCATGGATCCACAATAGCCAGGCAGTGATCAAGAGCGGTTATCCTTACGCGGTTCAGTTGTACGAACAGTTCAACAAAACCCCGATGAACTCTTTCCCTACCTTGACAGATGCTGATATCGATGCCATTCTCGCTTATGTAGAGAAAGCAGCTTCTGAAGCCAGTGCCCCTAAAGCCGCTACCGGTGGCGACGTTAAAGGTGCAGCTGCTGCCGAAGGCGATAATACCCTGTTATTCGGTATCCTTACCCTCGTTCTCGCTGTTGTAGCATTTATATTATTAACCGTAAACAGCAACCTCCGCAAATTAGCCGACGATAAAGAAGGTATCCCTGCACTCGAACCAGTACCTTTCTGGCGCAATAAAACTTATATCGCCCTGGTAGCTGTGGTGCTCTTTATGATTGGTGGTTACTACACTGTAACAGGAGCTATCGGCCTCGGACGTACACAAAACTACGAACCCACACAGCCTATCTTCTACTCCCACAAAGTTCACGCTGGCGTAAACCAGATCAGCTGTCTGTACTGCCATGGTAACACAATGGAAGGAAAACAGGCAAATATTCCTTCTGTAAATATGTGTATGAACTGTCACATGGCTATCTCTGAATATACCGGTGAACAATTATATACCTCCGAAGGCAAAGAAGTGAACGGAACTGCACAGATCCAGGAGCTTTACAAATATGCAGGCTATGAACCAGGCAAACCTTGGGATGCCTCTAAAGCAAAACCTATAGAATGGGTTCGTATCCACAGTCTTCCCGACCACGTTTACTTTAACCACTCACAACACGTAAACGCCGGTAAGGTACAATGTCAGACCTGCCACGGCGAGATCCAGAAAATGGATGAGGTGAAGCAATTTGCCGACCTGAGCATGGGCTGGTGTATTAACTGTCACCGTACTACACAGGTACAGTTTAAAGACAATGGTTTCTACAGTATCTACGAAAAGTTCCATAATGATATTAAGAATGGTAAAATGGATAGCGTAACAGTAGAAAGTATCGGTGGTACAGAGTGTCAGAAATGTCACTACTAA
- the purN gene encoding phosphoribosylglycinamide formyltransferase, protein MGSTYLENEIRLAVFASGAGSNAKKLIEYFNNNDTSIIKVALIVTNKETAGVIKIADENHLPTLIIDKEQFFRGDAYVGALRQAGVHFIVLAGFLWKVPAQLIAAFPGKIVNIHPALLPKYGGKGMYGNFVHEAVISNKETESGITIHLVDEQYDHGAPLFQAVCPVLPDDTAESLAQRIHALEHAHYPEVVEKAVKAAFS, encoded by the coding sequence ATGGGTTCTACGTATTTGGAAAATGAAATCCGATTGGCTGTATTTGCTTCAGGCGCGGGCTCAAACGCCAAAAAGCTGATTGAATATTTTAATAACAACGATACCTCTATTATTAAGGTTGCCCTGATCGTCACCAACAAGGAAACGGCCGGAGTTATCAAAATTGCTGACGAAAATCATCTTCCAACGCTTATTATCGATAAAGAGCAATTTTTCCGGGGTGATGCCTATGTAGGTGCGCTTCGGCAGGCGGGGGTACATTTTATTGTATTGGCTGGTTTTCTGTGGAAGGTTCCTGCACAGCTTATAGCGGCTTTTCCCGGAAAGATCGTAAACATCCATCCTGCCTTATTACCTAAATATGGGGGAAAGGGGATGTATGGCAACTTTGTTCATGAGGCCGTGATTTCGAACAAGGAAACCGAAAGCGGGATCACTATTCACCTGGTTGACGAGCAATATGATCATGGTGCGCCTCTTTTTCAGGCTGTTTGTCCTGTATTGCCGGATGATACGGCAGAGAGTCTTGCACAGCGGATCCATGCCCTTGAGCATGCCCATTATCCCGAGGTTGTTGAAAAGGCGGTTAAGGCAGCTTTTTCTTAA
- a CDS encoding c-type cytochrome, with translation MKHQLVFILILLLCISCESRQAKRPPKAVSGTDSLINTAGASAPDTVREGARLITANDCFTCHQLETKLVGPSYKDIARKYPHVNGVVDNLAGGIIRGSRGIWGEEVMTPHPNVTREQAREMVLYIFSLDSTHTKDSSGTRPVPPAFKKKLP, from the coding sequence ATGAAACACCAGTTAGTCTTTATACTGATCCTGTTACTATGCATTTCCTGCGAAAGCCGCCAGGCCAAAAGACCGCCTAAGGCCGTTTCAGGTACCGATAGCTTAATTAATACCGCCGGCGCATCGGCCCCCGACACAGTCAGAGAGGGTGCCAGGCTTATTACAGCAAACGACTGTTTTACCTGCCATCAGCTGGAAACTAAACTGGTAGGTCCCTCCTATAAGGATATCGCCCGGAAATATCCCCACGTAAATGGAGTCGTAGATAACCTGGCAGGCGGCATTATCCGTGGAAGCCGTGGCATCTGGGGAGAGGAAGTAATGACACCACATCCGAATGTTACGCGCGAACAGGCGCGTGAAATGGTATTATATATCTTCTCATTAGACTCTACCCATACAAAAGATAGCAGCGGTACCCGCCCGGTGCCCCCCGCATTTAAGAAAAAGCTGCCTTAA
- the nrfD gene encoding NrfD/PsrC family molybdoenzyme membrane anchor subunit: protein MHLKYESQLREPLVTGNKDYHQVTEDICRPIEAKPTKLWYVGFFIAVALLMFGVYSVYREVVYGIGEWNLNKTIGWGWDITNFVWWVGIGHAGTLISAILLLFRQGWRTGVNRAAEAMTIFAVMCAGQFPIFHMGRVWMAFFVLPYPNTRGPLWVNFNSPLLWDVFAISTYFTVSLLFWYSGLLPDFATVRDRAKTKLRKLLYGVAAFGWTGSTKHWQRHESLSLVLAGLSTPLVLSVHTIVSFDFATSVIPGWHTTIFPPYFVAGAVFSGFAMVQSLMLILRKVFTIEDYITVGHIEAMNKVIVLTGSIVGVAYLTELFMGWYSQNKYEGYTFWYSRAYLFSPYGWSYWGMMACNVLSPQIFWFRKMRRNLFVTFFMSIIVNIGMWFERFVIIVTSLYRDYLPSSWSVYYSPSTWEIGFYLGTFGLFFTCFFLFAKYFPVIAIAEIKYVLKTSGDNYKQTVEKEEKMEVEEFVHEYAHAH from the coding sequence ATGCATCTTAAGTACGAATCACAGCTAAGGGAACCACTGGTAACTGGTAATAAAGATTATCACCAGGTGACGGAAGATATTTGTCGCCCCATAGAAGCAAAGCCAACAAAGTTGTGGTATGTGGGTTTTTTCATTGCAGTAGCACTGTTAATGTTTGGTGTTTACAGTGTCTATAGAGAAGTAGTTTACGGTATCGGCGAATGGAACCTTAACAAAACCATCGGCTGGGGTTGGGATATCACCAACTTCGTATGGTGGGTTGGTATCGGTCACGCAGGTACGCTGATCTCTGCGATCCTCTTACTCTTCCGTCAGGGCTGGCGTACCGGTGTAAACCGTGCCGCAGAAGCGATGACCATCTTCGCCGTTATGTGTGCCGGTCAGTTCCCCATCTTCCACATGGGTCGTGTATGGATGGCGTTCTTCGTATTGCCTTATCCTAACACACGCGGCCCTTTATGGGTGAACTTCAACTCTCCGCTGCTGTGGGACGTATTTGCGATCTCTACTTACTTTACTGTATCGCTCCTGTTCTGGTACTCAGGTCTGCTGCCTGACTTCGCTACGGTTCGTGACCGCGCGAAAACCAAACTGCGTAAATTATTATATGGTGTGGCAGCTTTCGGCTGGACTGGCTCCACTAAACACTGGCAGCGCCACGAATCATTATCACTGGTGCTCGCTGGCTTGTCTACACCACTGGTATTATCAGTACACACGATCGTATCTTTTGACTTCGCTACTTCCGTGATCCCCGGTTGGCACACTACCATCTTCCCCCCCTACTTCGTTGCGGGTGCGGTATTCTCCGGGTTCGCAATGGTACAGTCGCTGATGCTTATCCTGCGTAAAGTATTTACCATCGAAGATTATATCACTGTAGGCCACATCGAAGCAATGAACAAGGTGATCGTATTAACCGGTTCTATCGTAGGTGTTGCTTATCTCACAGAACTGTTCATGGGCTGGTATAGCCAGAACAAATATGAAGGTTACACTTTCTGGTATAGCCGTGCTTATCTGTTCAGCCCTTATGGATGGAGCTATTGGGGTATGATGGCTTGTAACGTACTTAGCCCTCAGATCTTCTGGTTCCGCAAAATGAGAAGAAACCTCTTCGTAACCTTCTTCATGAGTATCATCGTGAACATCGGTATGTGGTTCGAACGTTTCGTGATCATCGTAACATCCCTGTACCGCGATTACCTGCCTTCCAGCTGGTCTGTTTACTACAGCCCTTCTACCTGGGAGATCGGTTTCTATCTCGGAACATTCGGATTGTTCTTCACCTGCTTCTTCCTGTTCGCGAAATACTTCCCTGTAATTGCGATAGCTGAGATCAAGTATGTACTGAAAACCAGCGGTGACAATTATAAGCAGACCGTAGAGAAGGAAGAGAAAATGGAAGTGGAAGAGTTTGTTCACGAATATGCGCATGCACATTAA
- a CDS encoding TAT-variant-translocated molybdopterin oxidoreductase, with product MEQKKYWQSFGELNQSEAYQQSGKDEFQEQLPFEADNKGLLEAVTPRRDFLKYLGFSTAAAAVAASCEIPVKKAIPFANKPEDIIPGVANYYATTYVQDGDVLSVLARVRDGRPIKIEGNDLSPIFKGCTTARAEASVLDLYDTARIRYPHISGKEVTFEAIDKAIGAELAALGGAPAVILTTSIVSPTTKAVIAQFLAKYPGSRHVTYDAVSYSGLLLANEVTYGKKAIPSYRFDNAKVIAGIGADFLATWLAPAEFAKQYAPNRRINEKNPEMSRHFQFESVLSSTGAAADERFLCRPSEWGAIAAGLLSAINGQPVTGISNETLKKGIEKTAKDLAAHKGEALVVCASNDINVQIIVNAVNEALLANGKTIDWSAPVNYRQGIDSDFVALVDEMNAGKVGALLVYGANPAYSWYDSAKVVSGIKKVKTSISFSGKMDETTELCKFIVPDHHYLESWGDAEPKTGYFSLIQPTIYPLFKTRQWQDSLLLWSAAGSDYLTFLKQYWIGKLGSESAWDKALQDGVINPAAETLAGTAFNGAGVAAAVAAVSSAKKGGKVELVLYQKVGIGEGQGASNPFLQELPDPITRAVWDNYLIVSPAMARTLLNIDLNNGGQADAYETRPAKKVVKLTANGKSIELPALIIPGTDPDTVGIALGYGRSEKVGKAAKGVGKNAFILAALKAGTVEFINTDVAVEVTGEKYEVALTQTHNRYDTAQGVRTEVVKELTLADFKHDPAEIRNEREKELAPWGGLANYEKAGTIYPVHDKPGIKWGMSIDLNACTGCGACVVACNIENNIPIVGKKEAMRFHDMHWLRIDRYYSGDVDNPNVVFQPMMCQHCDNAPCENVCPVAATNHSTEGLNQMTYNRCIGTRYCANNCPYKVRRFNWADYTGSDSFANNQDELSEVVLNMNDDLTRMVLNPDVTVRSRGVIEKCSFCVQRLQDAKLKAKKESRPMKDGDLDVACKSACPSDCFVFGNVNDKESDVYKARTENPNRIFYALEQLHVLPNVSYLAKVRNADVPATAHKHEHAAEATPAHHG from the coding sequence ATGGAGCAAAAAAAGTACTGGCAAAGTTTTGGTGAGCTGAATCAGTCTGAGGCCTATCAGCAATCTGGTAAAGATGAGTTCCAGGAGCAACTGCCATTCGAAGCCGACAATAAAGGCTTGCTGGAGGCAGTAACTCCAAGAAGAGACTTTTTGAAATATCTGGGTTTTAGTACAGCTGCTGCTGCCGTTGCCGCCAGCTGTGAAATACCGGTTAAAAAAGCAATCCCCTTTGCAAACAAACCGGAAGATATTATACCAGGCGTAGCCAACTACTATGCCACCACTTATGTGCAGGATGGAGATGTGTTGAGCGTACTGGCAAGAGTAAGAGATGGTCGTCCTATCAAAATCGAAGGAAACGACCTGAGCCCCATTTTCAAAGGATGTACTACCGCAAGAGCAGAAGCTTCTGTTCTCGATTTATACGATACAGCCCGTATCCGTTACCCACATATCTCTGGTAAAGAAGTAACGTTCGAAGCAATCGATAAGGCTATCGGTGCTGAGCTCGCCGCTTTAGGTGGTGCTCCCGCTGTTATCCTTACAACTTCTATCGTTTCTCCTACTACCAAAGCAGTAATTGCACAATTCCTCGCTAAATACCCCGGTAGCCGCCACGTTACTTATGACGCTGTTTCTTACAGCGGATTATTACTGGCTAACGAGGTTACCTACGGTAAAAAAGCAATCCCCTCTTATCGTTTCGATAACGCAAAAGTAATTGCGGGCATTGGTGCCGACTTCCTGGCTACATGGTTAGCTCCGGCAGAATTCGCCAAACAATATGCTCCCAACAGGCGCATCAACGAGAAGAACCCCGAAATGAGCCGCCACTTCCAGTTCGAAAGTGTACTCAGCTCTACAGGCGCAGCCGCCGACGAACGCTTCCTCTGCCGCCCTTCCGAATGGGGTGCTATCGCAGCAGGTTTACTCAGCGCTATCAACGGCCAGCCTGTAACCGGCATCTCTAACGAGACGCTGAAAAAAGGCATCGAAAAAACAGCAAAAGATCTCGCCGCGCATAAAGGCGAAGCACTCGTAGTTTGCGCCAGCAACGATATCAATGTTCAGATCATCGTAAACGCAGTTAACGAAGCATTACTTGCCAACGGCAAAACCATCGATTGGTCTGCTCCCGTTAACTACCGCCAGGGCATCGACTCCGATTTCGTAGCGCTGGTTGATGAAATGAATGCTGGTAAAGTAGGCGCTTTACTCGTTTATGGTGCAAACCCTGCTTACAGCTGGTACGACAGCGCCAAAGTTGTAAGCGGTATCAAAAAAGTTAAAACCTCTATCTCTTTCAGTGGCAAAATGGACGAAACAACCGAACTGTGTAAGTTCATTGTTCCCGACCACCACTACCTCGAAAGCTGGGGCGATGCAGAACCTAAAACAGGTTACTTCTCTCTTATCCAGCCTACCATCTATCCTTTATTCAAAACACGCCAGTGGCAGGATAGCCTGCTCCTCTGGAGCGCTGCAGGTTCCGACTACCTGACTTTCCTGAAACAATACTGGATAGGCAAACTCGGAAGCGAGTCTGCATGGGATAAAGCTTTACAGGATGGCGTTATCAACCCTGCCGCCGAAACGCTCGCAGGCACAGCCTTTAATGGCGCTGGTGTTGCTGCCGCCGTTGCTGCAGTAAGCTCAGCCAAAAAAGGCGGTAAAGTAGAACTGGTATTATATCAGAAAGTAGGTATCGGTGAAGGCCAGGGCGCCAGCAACCCATTCCTGCAGGAATTACCGGATCCTATCACCCGCGCCGTATGGGATAACTACCTGATCGTATCACCAGCTATGGCCAGAACTTTACTGAACATAGATCTTAACAACGGTGGCCAGGCAGATGCTTATGAAACAAGGCCTGCTAAAAAGGTGGTGAAATTGACTGCCAACGGTAAAAGCATTGAATTACCGGCACTCATCATACCAGGTACCGATCCTGATACGGTAGGTATTGCACTGGGTTATGGCCGCTCCGAAAAAGTAGGTAAAGCTGCAAAAGGAGTAGGTAAAAATGCCTTCATCCTCGCTGCACTCAAAGCCGGTACAGTAGAATTTATCAATACCGATGTAGCTGTTGAAGTTACCGGTGAAAAATATGAAGTGGCGTTGACACAAACACACAACCGTTACGATACCGCTCAGGGCGTTCGTACCGAAGTTGTGAAAGAGTTGACACTGGCCGACTTCAAACACGACCCCGCAGAGATCCGTAACGAACGTGAAAAAGAACTGGCTCCCTGGGGTGGTTTGGCAAACTATGAAAAAGCAGGTACTATCTACCCTGTTCATGACAAACCAGGTATCAAATGGGGAATGAGCATCGACTTGAATGCTTGTACCGGATGTGGCGCCTGCGTAGTAGCATGTAACATCGAAAATAACATCCCTATCGTGGGCAAAAAAGAAGCAATGCGCTTCCACGATATGCACTGGTTACGTATCGATCGCTATTACAGCGGCGACGTAGACAACCCGAACGTTGTTTTCCAGCCAATGATGTGCCAGCACTGCGATAATGCTCCTTGCGAAAACGTATGTCCGGTGGCTGCAACCAACCACAGCACAGAAGGCCTGAACCAGATGACCTATAACCGTTGTATCGGTACGCGTTATTGCGCCAACAACTGTCCTTATAAAGTTCGTCGCTTCAACTGGGCCGACTATACCGGATCCGACAGCTTCGCGAACAACCAGGACGAACTGAGTGAAGTGGTGCTGAACATGAACGACGACCTCACAAGAATGGTGCTGAACCCCGATGTTACCGTTCGTTCTCGCGGTGTGATTGAGAAATGTTCTTTCTGCGTTCAACGTTTACAGGACGCTAAACTGAAAGCGAAAAAAGAAAGCAGGCCGATGAAAGATGGCGACCTGGATGTAGCATGTAAATCTGCTTGTCCCAGCGATTGCTTCGTATTCGGTAATGTTAACGATAAGGAAAGCGATGTTTACAAGGCTCGTACAGAAAATCCAAACCGTATTTTCTACGCGCTGGAACAATTACACGTATTGCCTAACGTAAGTTATCTGGCTAAAGTGCGCAACGCCGATGTTCCTGCAACTGCTCATAAACATGAGCACGCAGCAGAAGCAACACCTGCACACCACGGATAA
- a CDS encoding AsmA family protein has product MREWMRHKVVRIAMWSILSVTGLLLVLLVCIQSYITAHRQELLVRVHEQLQSRLQGKLTIGSLEVNVWRHLPRVEIILKGVTLTDTVYQRPILSVQAASTRIGLFEITGKDPVISRIKFSDGYLHVLTDTTGYSNRYLLQLKKKDQSNKNPGGNIMIAEVELENIDALAEDRIKNKRFEFLFKKLNARIKRHRDSTLELHIKEDAVIRGLGFNLAKGSFLGEKQVEGRWKLSYRPASKQLEFSPAEIKFQGQPIVVQGSFNFRDPEPNFRLGITARKIIYKNAGALLTERLAQKLAIVDLEKPFEISAAIAGSLKGGGQPSLSVSWKVKDNRLVTPVAVLDSCSFSGSFTNERIKGQPLGDENSQIVIKDFTGKWGAAVFKGSTTTLTNLAEPAFSFDLYSDCSFPALNNQFGLRSLQFVEGRAKIALHYRGPLVKNTSFFQHINGSLAVENGAVHYAAKDLLFTNCNGTLYFGADTLQMNDLKCKLGDSEFTVNVDGKEMSSLAQDDDPHNATLSCSVYTPSLNLADFRHLFKNQQKKPVEEKKKSGKTSHSLWRFDQVLEKGSLRLQVKADALKLNHFTAEALTGTVLFRDSDWQLRQVSVRHAGGLLTLNGDVKHLSERHHDASVNMVLKDMDVRKVFYAFDNFGQKAISYSNLRGKLNTDARLRLALNERGDIIPGTTNGRVWFSLKDGALVNHEPVQKIQKFVFKDRDMSNITFAAIQDSLIIVNDEIEIKRMEIHSSVMTLYVEGLYSLKGNTDISIQVPLHNFLSRGDEKHPQNRGVDSRNGPSIYLRAKPDVKGNIKLGLDLFKKFRKRGKGKLDNDRQNEK; this is encoded by the coding sequence ATGAGAGAATGGATGCGGCATAAGGTGGTGCGTATAGCAATGTGGTCGATATTGTCGGTAACCGGTTTACTTCTTGTATTGCTGGTATGCATACAATCTTACATCACTGCCCACCGGCAGGAACTGCTCGTTCGTGTGCATGAACAACTGCAAAGCCGCTTGCAGGGCAAACTTACCATAGGCTCACTTGAAGTAAATGTATGGCGCCATCTCCCGCGCGTAGAGATCATATTGAAAGGAGTTACCTTAACCGACACCGTTTATCAGCGTCCTATATTGTCTGTACAAGCTGCATCAACAAGAATTGGCCTCTTTGAAATAACAGGAAAAGATCCTGTTATCAGCAGGATAAAATTTAGTGACGGCTATCTTCATGTCCTTACCGATACAACAGGATACAGCAATCGCTATCTGTTACAGCTAAAGAAGAAGGATCAGTCAAATAAGAACCCGGGCGGTAATATAATGATCGCCGAAGTTGAACTGGAGAATATCGATGCCCTTGCCGAAGACCGCATCAAAAATAAACGCTTTGAATTTCTGTTTAAAAAACTCAATGCCCGTATCAAAAGACATCGCGATAGCACACTTGAACTTCATATAAAGGAAGACGCAGTGATCAGGGGCCTGGGATTCAATCTGGCAAAAGGTAGCTTCCTGGGAGAAAAACAGGTAGAAGGTCGCTGGAAACTATCTTACCGGCCGGCGTCAAAACAACTGGAATTCTCTCCCGCAGAAATAAAATTCCAGGGCCAGCCCATTGTGGTACAGGGAAGCTTTAATTTTCGGGACCCGGAACCGAACTTCAGGTTGGGAATTACCGCCAGGAAGATCATATATAAGAACGCAGGCGCCCTCTTAACCGAACGGCTGGCGCAGAAACTGGCTATAGTAGACCTGGAAAAACCTTTTGAGATCTCAGCTGCAATAGCCGGCTCCCTGAAAGGAGGCGGGCAACCCTCACTTAGTGTTAGCTGGAAAGTAAAGGATAACAGGCTGGTGACACCCGTGGCAGTCCTGGATTCATGTAGCTTTTCAGGATCCTTCACCAACGAAAGAATAAAAGGACAACCACTGGGCGACGAAAATTCACAGATAGTCATCAAAGACTTCACCGGTAAATGGGGGGCGGCAGTTTTTAAAGGCAGCACCACCACCCTTACCAACCTCGCCGAACCGGCCTTCTCATTTGATCTGTATTCCGATTGCAGCTTTCCGGCATTGAATAACCAGTTCGGTTTAAGAAGCCTGCAGTTTGTAGAGGGAAGAGCCAAAATAGCACTGCATTATAGAGGCCCGCTGGTAAAAAATACCAGTTTCTTCCAGCATATCAATGGAAGCCTCGCTGTTGAAAACGGTGCTGTTCATTATGCCGCCAAAGACCTCCTGTTTACCAACTGCAACGGAACGCTTTACTTTGGCGCAGACACCCTGCAAATGAATGACCTCAAATGTAAACTGGGCGACAGCGAGTTTACCGTAAATGTAGATGGTAAGGAAATGAGCAGTCTCGCACAGGACGATGACCCGCACAATGCAACGCTCTCCTGCTCGGTCTATACTCCTTCTCTGAACCTGGCCGATTTCAGGCATCTCTTTAAGAACCAGCAGAAAAAACCTGTAGAAGAAAAGAAAAAAAGCGGCAAAACCAGCCATTCCCTCTGGCGGTTCGATCAGGTGCTGGAAAAAGGAAGCCTGCGGTTACAGGTAAAAGCCGATGCTCTGAAACTTAACCACTTTACTGCAGAGGCGCTAACCGGTACAGTCTTGTTCAGGGATAGCGACTGGCAGCTGCGGCAGGTTTCGGTAAGGCATGCCGGGGGATTGCTTACCCTCAACGGCGATGTAAAACATCTTAGCGAACGGCATCACGATGCTTCCGTAAATATGGTATTAAAGGACATGGATGTCCGGAAAGTATTCTATGCTTTCGACAATTTTGGGCAAAAAGCCATCTCCTATTCCAACCTGCGGGGAAAACTCAATACCGACGCCCGCTTACGCCTGGCGCTGAATGAACGCGGCGATATCATCCCCGGTACCACGAACGGCAGGGTATGGTTTTCACTCAAAGACGGCGCATTGGTGAATCATGAGCCCGTACAAAAGATCCAGAAGTTTGTGTTTAAAGACAGGGATATGAGCAATATTACCTTCGCCGCCATCCAGGATAGCCTCATTATTGTAAACGACGAGATCGAGATCAAAAGAATGGAGATCCACTCTTCCGTCATGACCTTGTATGTAGAAGGCCTGTATAGCCTAAAAGGAAATACGGATATAAGCATTCAGGTACCCCTCCATAATTTCCTTAGCCGGGGCGATGAAAAACATCCGCAGAACCGCGGAGTCGACTCCCGCAATGGCCCCAGTATCTACCTGCGGGCCAAACCCGATGTAAAAGGAAATATTAAACTGGGACTCGATCTGTTTAAAAAATTCAGGAAACGGGGCAAAGGAAAGCTTGATAATGACCGGCAAAATGAAAAGTAA
- a CDS encoding DUF3341 domain-containing protein has protein sequence MAKKKFVVGAFSDEAVLFPAVKKIRTAGYKIQDVYTPFPVHGLDHALGMRETSLHTAGFIYGITGTTTALSCMSWIFTRDWPLNIGGKPHFALPAWVPITFELTVLFAAVGMVLTFCYLCQLAPFVKKHHFHVRATDDLFIMAIECTDKTNTDELQAFLSSTGATEVNVQEAEPGWWYGRYDKEQQLIVEPTAVA, from the coding sequence ATGGCAAAAAAGAAATTCGTTGTAGGGGCATTCAGTGACGAAGCAGTATTGTTTCCTGCTGTAAAAAAAATACGTACAGCGGGATATAAGATCCAGGATGTGTACACGCCGTTTCCCGTGCATGGTTTAGATCATGCCCTGGGTATGCGCGAAACCAGCCTGCACACCGCCGGTTTTATCTACGGTATCACCGGTACCACTACTGCCTTAAGTTGCATGAGCTGGATTTTCACCAGGGACTGGCCGTTGAACATCGGTGGTAAACCACACTTTGCATTACCAGCCTGGGTGCCCATTACTTTCGAGTTGACCGTATTGTTTGCAGCAGTAGGTATGGTGCTTACTTTCTGTTACCTCTGCCAACTGGCTCCTTTTGTGAAAAAGCATCACTTCCACGTAAGGGCTACAGACGATCTGTTCATTATGGCAATAGAATGTACCGATAAAACCAATACCGATGAACTGCAGGCATTCCTCTCCTCCACAGGAGCAACAGAGGTAAATGTTCAGGAAGCAGAACCAGGATGGTGGTATGGACGTTACGATAAGGAACAACAACTGATTGTAGAACCCACAGCAGTAGCTTAA
- a CDS encoding c-type cytochrome, which yields MKKLSIILVLAAGVTIVGCSDVKRKPGSVYMPDMAYSRAYETYADHSNLAEQGIFYNSQPVSGTIARDRVLPFSIKKDAAGDTVNYYAARQVQNPLPPLNEKEMKEVERLYLVNCGICHGPKLDGNGPIYKGGEGPYPAKPAQLVGDAKYESMPEGQMYYSVEYGKNLMGSYASQLSSKQRWSIIHYIKAKQGKTSAAPAAAATPTAAQDSTGTEKK from the coding sequence ATGAAAAAATTATCTATCATATTGGTTTTGGCAGCTGGCGTAACGATCGTAGGCTGTAGTGATGTGAAGCGTAAGCCGGGTTCTGTTTATATGCCCGATATGGCTTATAGCCGTGCATACGAAACATATGCAGATCATTCAAACCTGGCCGAACAAGGTATTTTCTATAACAGCCAGCCTGTATCCGGCACAATTGCCCGCGATAGAGTGCTCCCCTTTTCAATAAAAAAGGACGCAGCAGGTGATACCGTTAACTATTATGCTGCCAGGCAGGTACAAAATCCTTTGCCTCCTTTGAATGAAAAGGAAATGAAGGAAGTAGAAAGGCTCTACCTCGTTAACTGTGGTATTTGTCACGGCCCTAAGCTCGATGGTAATGGCCCCATCTATAAAGGTGGAGAAGGTCCCTACCCGGCAAAACCAGCTCAGCTTGTTGGCGACGCGAAATATGAAAGCATGCCAGAAGGACAGATGTACTACTCTGTAGAGTACGGCAAAAACCTCATGGGTAGCTATGCTTCACAATTGAGCAGCAAACAGCGCTGGAGCATTATTCACTATATTAAGGCAAAGCAGGGTAAAACTAGCGCCGCACCAGCTGCTGCAGCTACTCCT